One window of the Oncorhynchus clarkii lewisi isolate Uvic-CL-2024 chromosome 19, UVic_Ocla_1.0, whole genome shotgun sequence genome contains the following:
- the LOC139374826 gene encoding uncharacterized protein isoform X2: MANCMVFHTQIASIIEVLANAAVAEICKLVDDDYAVLRLEISQSQKENRALRRKLLELKVARERAERTTRERVLASRPSSVKILDRYRGMARGEEHVTGGHRIFVKPVGHNTLRDVKPITVDEGSGTSTQHVIMIESAEVAGLGVKHEMSEGEEDPRHSRDIQTGETGPPLVATEDPTTTPAQPRIRSSITEVSGRPDAVLKSETDTKTLTVTQRHLHRERQGLGRLGCPPAPSSEYLLYDTPSPVHSHRGSGDETSNEPSCSYTTEMDPGTPLGLETQTGPSRGDWNRYSSGVYSEGCLDKKGEGLIVDDVKVEGDVPPTWNADSHLGDGHSQGRDFLDSRESLKTNLNVATHSPLQAFRDRDPVSTSMGPSDSHSRVLFDQVLNSNDRARAQAQGGGATSGNSKEKRFLCMFCSKGFSCSQKVEIHQRVHTGEKPFSCTQCHMRFAEAGNLKRHQRVHTGVKPFSCTQCHMPFAQAGSLKRHQRVHTGEKPFSCSQCEKRFSRQHQLKIHQKVHTGERPFTCMHCGKRFSERSCLRIHQQKNHSTL; the protein is encoded by the exons atggctaactgtatggtttttcacactcaaatagcctccatcattGAGGTGCTAGCAAATGCTGCGGTGGCAgagatctgtaaactcgtagacgacgactatgcagtgcTTCGTTTGGAAATAAgtcaaagccagaaagaaaacagggcaTTGCGGAGGAAACTACTGGAACTGAAGGTGGCACGGGAGCGCGCAGAGAGAACAACACGAGAGCGCGTCCTCGCCAGTCGACCCAgtagtgtcaagatcctcgaccgatacagaggaatggcaagag GTGAAGAACATGTCACTGGAGGACACAGGATCTTTGTGAAGCCAGTGGGACATAATACATTGAGAGATGTTAaaccaatcactgttgatgaggggagtggaacctcaacccagcacGTTATcatgatagag TCTGCAGAGGTTGCAGGTCTTGGGGTCAAGCACGAGAtgtctgaaggagaggaggacccacggcacagcagagacatccagactggaGAGACTGGACCACCCCTTGTAGCCACGGAGGATCCCACCACCACCCCAGCACAGCCCAGGATCAGAAGCAgcatcacggaggtcagtggaaGGCCAGATGCCGtcctcaagtcagagacagacaccaagactttaactgtaacacaaaggcatttacacagagaaagacaggggcTGGGGAGGCTGGGCTGTCCTCCTGCTCCCAGCTCAGAGTATTTACTTTACGATACCCCGAGCCCGGTTCATTCCCATCGAGGCTCAGGTGACGAGACTAGCAATGAACCGTCTTGTTCTTACACTACAGAGATGGACCCTGGCACGCCCTTGGGTTTAGAGACACAAACTGGTCCATCTAGAGGTGATTGGAACCGGTACAGTAGTGGTGTATACTCTGAAGGGTGCCTAGATAAGAAAGGGGAGGGTCTGATCGTAGATGATGTGAAAGTGGAGGGCGATGTTCCTCCCACATGGAATGCAGATAGTCACCTTGGAGACGGACACTCACAAGGCAGAGATTTCTTAGACAGCAGGGAAAGCTTAAAGACAAATCTAAATGTCGCAACCCACTCCCCTTTACAGGCGTTCAGGGATCGCGACCCAGTGTCCACGTCGATGGGGCCTTCTGATTCACACAGCCGCGTTCTTTTCGatcaggtattgaactcaaaCGACCGGGCTAGAGCCCAGGCTCAGGGAGGGGGAGCTACATCAGGCAATAGTAAAGAGAAAaggttcctctgcatgttctgtagCAAAGGCTTCAGTTGCTCCCAaaaggtggagatccaccagagggtccacacaggggagaaacccttcagctgtacccagtgtcacatgcgcttcGCAGAGGCTGgcaacctgaagaggcaccagagggtccacacaggggtgaaacccttcagctgtacccagtgtcacatgccCTTCGCCCAGGCTGGTAGCCTGAAGAgacaccagagggtccacacaggggagaaaccctttaGCTGCTctcagtgtgagaagaggttctcaCGCCAGCACCAGCTTAAGATCCACCAGAaggtccacacaggagagagaccattTACCTGTATGCACTGCGGaaagaggttctcagagaggagctgcctcaggatacaccagcagaaaaaccATTCCACTCTATAA